One window of Phalacrocorax carbo chromosome 1, bPhaCar2.1, whole genome shotgun sequence genomic DNA carries:
- the TOMM22 gene encoding mitochondrial import receptor subunit TOM22 homolog: MAAAASLSPEELLPKGGPGKAEELEDELEEEEDDEEELEETLAERLWGLTEMFPESLRSAAGATFDLSLTVAQKMYRFSRAALWIGTTSFMILVLPVVFETEKLQMEQQQQLQQRQILLGPNTGLSGGMPGALPPLSGKI, from the exons ATGGCGGCCGCTGCGTCCCTGTCCCCGGAGGAGCTGCTGCCCAAGGGCGGTCCGGGCAAGGCCGAGGAGCTGGAGGACgaactggaggaggaggaggatgacgaGGAGGAG CTGGAGGAGACGCTGGCGGAGCGGCTGTGGGGGCTGACGGAGATGTTCCCCGAGAGCCTCCGCTCGGCGGCCGGAGCCACCTTCGACCTGTCGCTGACGGTAGCGCAGAAGATGTACCG GTTCTCCAGGGCAGCTCTGTGGATTGGGACCACCTCCTTCATGATTCTGGTTCTTCCTGTCgtttttgaaactgaaaaactgCAGATGGAGCAACAGCAACAGCTGCAGCAGCGACAG ATCCTCCTCGGACCCAACACAGGGCTCTCGGGGGGAATGccaggggccctgcctccacTGTCCGGAAAAATCTAA